From a region of the Halolamina sp. CBA1230 genome:
- a CDS encoding TetR/AcrR family transcriptional regulator, producing MSTEESTNDITKGTYRALCKHGYAEVTMEDIAAETDRSKSALHYHYDSKHDLLLSFFDDLLESFTERLDTVEGETAYDRLLNLIDTVLYPPDDDAPDRGFQTAVLELKAQGPYDEAFRRHLKQHDRTLRDHVEEHLSAGVESGEFRTDLDVEASADFLVTVFNGAQTRSVAVGRPIEETRETLRTHIESTIVADGGGE from the coding sequence ATGAGTACGGAGGAGTCGACGAACGACATCACCAAGGGAACGTACCGCGCGCTCTGTAAGCACGGGTACGCCGAGGTGACGATGGAGGATATCGCCGCGGAGACGGACAGGAGCAAGTCCGCGCTACATTACCACTACGACAGCAAGCACGATCTGCTGCTCTCTTTCTTCGACGATCTGCTCGAGAGCTTCACCGAGCGGCTCGACACCGTCGAGGGTGAGACGGCGTACGATCGCCTGCTGAACCTGATCGACACGGTGCTGTACCCGCCGGACGACGACGCCCCCGACCGGGGGTTCCAGACGGCGGTGCTCGAGTTGAAGGCACAGGGCCCCTACGACGAGGCGTTCCGGCGACACCTCAAGCAGCACGACCGGACGCTGCGTGACCACGTCGAGGAACATCTCTCGGCCGGCGTCGAGAGCGGCGAGTTCCGGACGGACCTCGACGTCGAGGCGTCGGCGGATTTCCTCGTGACCGTGTTCAACGGCGCCCAGACCCGGAGCGTCGCGGTCGGTCGGCCGATCGAGGAGACCCGGGAGACGCTGCGGACCCACATCGAGTCGACCATCGTCGCCGACGGGGGTGGCGAGTGA
- a CDS encoding TrmB family transcriptional regulator: MTQMQPGRTDAATELSTEPPADVDSTAGKLVYVYLSSVVETTVGGIAEALDLKLIELLPTLRSLQSAGYVERTGDQCRIAR; encoded by the coding sequence ATGACGCAGATGCAGCCCGGTCGAACTGACGCAGCGACAGAGCTCAGCACAGAACCGCCCGCGGACGTCGACTCGACGGCGGGGAAGCTCGTGTACGTCTACCTCTCGTCGGTCGTCGAGACGACCGTCGGCGGGATCGCCGAGGCGCTGGATCTGAAGCTGATCGAACTGCTGCCGACGCTGCGGTCGCTCCAGTCGGCCGGGTACGTCGAGCGTACCGGCGATCAGTGCCGGATCGCTCGGTAA
- a CDS encoding MATE family efflux transporter produces the protein MSLRGKLAGARKLFHRAFNQEELDLTEGGIGKPLFVLAIPIVITNLFQTAYNLADTFWVGRYSTEALAAISFAFPMVFLLISLGLGLSVAGSVLIAQNIGAGDERQADYAASQTVSFAVVASIILGVLGYFAVDTLVEIYGASPDVKPLAVNYMEVISLGLVFMFGFIMFISLMRGAGDTVTPMIVMGISVIVNIVLDPFFIFGFQENPLFAMIGMPGLQEQLFAMTGYTGDGLRGAAIATIFSRALAFVIGLGIMFRGNQGVQIRLGDMAPDLDFAKRILEIGVPASVEGVGRAVSINLLLIVVGLFATPVVSAYGIGTRVLSVVFMPAIAMARGVETMSGQNIGADKPDRAAATAAFASKASFLILSAVGVIAFVWAEPIVSIFVGADQPDAPRVIEVGAQFMRFVAPTFGFMGIMRAYNGSFRGAGKTTTAAIISVGTLMVFRLPVAWVGSQTFALGPDGLWLSFAVSNVFGATVAYLWYQRGTWRGVDLDRTPGPAPSDD, from the coding sequence GTGAGCCTCCGCGGGAAGCTCGCGGGGGCGCGCAAGCTCTTCCACCGCGCGTTCAACCAGGAGGAGCTGGATCTGACGGAGGGCGGCATCGGGAAGCCGCTGTTCGTGCTCGCGATCCCGATCGTGATCACGAACCTGTTCCAGACCGCCTACAACCTCGCGGACACGTTCTGGGTCGGCCGATACAGCACGGAGGCGCTGGCCGCGATCAGCTTCGCGTTCCCGATGGTGTTCCTGCTGATCTCGCTGGGGCTGGGCCTCTCCGTCGCGGGCAGCGTGCTGATCGCCCAGAACATCGGCGCCGGCGACGAGCGACAGGCCGACTACGCCGCCTCACAGACGGTCTCCTTCGCGGTCGTCGCCTCGATCATCCTCGGCGTGCTCGGCTACTTCGCGGTCGACACGCTCGTCGAGATCTACGGCGCCTCGCCCGACGTGAAGCCGCTGGCGGTCAACTACATGGAGGTGATCTCGCTGGGGCTGGTGTTCATGTTCGGCTTCATCATGTTCATCTCCCTGATGCGCGGGGCCGGCGACACGGTGACGCCGATGATCGTGATGGGGATCTCGGTGATCGTCAACATCGTGCTGGACCCCTTCTTCATCTTCGGGTTCCAGGAGAACCCCCTGTTCGCGATGATCGGGATGCCCGGCCTGCAGGAGCAGCTGTTCGCGATGACGGGGTACACGGGCGACGGCCTGCGCGGCGCCGCCATCGCGACCATTTTCTCCCGGGCGCTGGCGTTCGTGATCGGCCTGGGGATCATGTTCCGCGGGAACCAGGGCGTCCAGATCCGGCTGGGCGATATGGCGCCGGATCTCGACTTCGCGAAGCGAATCCTCGAGATCGGCGTGCCCGCGTCCGTCGAGGGTGTGGGACGGGCGGTCTCGATCAACCTCCTGCTGATCGTCGTCGGGCTGTTCGCGACGCCTGTCGTCTCGGCGTACGGGATCGGCACCAGGGTGCTCTCGGTGGTGTTCATGCCCGCGATCGCGATGGCCCGCGGCGTGGAGACGATGAGCGGGCAGAACATCGGCGCGGACAAGCCCGACCGCGCGGCCGCGACCGCCGCGTTCGCGTCGAAAGCCTCGTTCCTGATCCTCTCGGCGGTGGGCGTGATCGCGTTCGTCTGGGCGGAGCCGATCGTCTCGATCTTCGTCGGCGCGGACCAGCCCGACGCCCCGCGCGTGATCGAGGTGGGCGCGCAGTTCATGCGCTTCGTCGCCCCCACGTTCGGCTTCATGGGGATCATGCGCGCCTACAACGGGAGCTTCCGCGGTGCCGGGAAGACGACGACCGCGGCGATCATCTCGGTCGGGACGCTGATGGTGTTCCGCCTGCCGGTCGCGTGGGTCGGGTCGCAGACGTTCGCGCTCGGCCCGGACGGGCTCTGGCTCTCCTTCGCCGTCTCGAACGTGTTCGGCGCGACGGTCGCGTACCTCTGGTACCAGCGCGGGACGTGGCGGGGCGTCGATCTGGATCGGACGCCGGGACCGGCGCCCAGTGACGATTGA
- a CDS encoding homoserine O-acetyltransferase, producing the protein MTGTNGATPTHAADTRSVGAFEFERGGSVPDLELAYETYGEYDPDGGPNGEGNAVLVCHALTGSQHVASAPDGDGGDTPETAGQARAWWDDVVGPEQAIDTTEFFVVCVNVPGSCYGSTGPASAHPDGGVWGSSFPAVTVADWTRAQRRLLDEIGVDRLHAVVGGSVGGMNVLDWVRQFPADLDRAIPVAAAPQLDAQLLGLNAVARRAIRGDPAWHEGEYAAEGTHPDRGLALARQLGHLSYLSKASMDRKFDRGESEHDVESPFPADPAAESFPEREVETYLDHQATTFVDRFDANSYLYLTRAMDEFDLSSGYDSDADALSGFDGETLVLSFTGDWHFPAEAGGTLADAFAATDTPVTHHVVDSDHGHDAFLVEPERVGPPIRDFLAAGVDGDAVEHTDCADADTASQRPPTPGTPCSGFMG; encoded by the coding sequence ATGACCGGAACGAACGGCGCGACGCCGACACACGCCGCGGACACGCGCTCCGTCGGCGCCTTCGAGTTCGAACGCGGCGGCTCGGTACCCGACCTCGAACTGGCGTACGAAACCTACGGCGAGTACGATCCCGACGGCGGCCCGAACGGCGAGGGGAACGCGGTGCTGGTCTGCCACGCGCTCACCGGGAGCCAGCACGTCGCGAGCGCGCCGGACGGCGACGGGGGCGACACCCCGGAGACGGCCGGGCAGGCCCGTGCCTGGTGGGACGACGTGGTCGGTCCCGAGCAGGCCATCGACACCACGGAGTTCTTCGTCGTCTGTGTCAACGTTCCCGGCTCCTGTTACGGCTCGACGGGGCCGGCGAGCGCCCACCCCGACGGCGGCGTCTGGGGGAGTTCGTTCCCGGCGGTCACCGTCGCGGACTGGACCCGCGCCCAGCGTCGCCTGCTCGACGAGATCGGCGTCGACCGCCTCCACGCCGTCGTCGGCGGCAGCGTCGGCGGGATGAACGTCCTCGACTGGGTACGGCAGTTCCCCGCGGACCTCGACCGGGCGATCCCCGTGGCGGCCGCCCCCCAACTCGACGCACAACTGCTCGGGCTCAACGCCGTCGCGCGGCGGGCGATCCGCGGCGACCCGGCGTGGCACGAGGGGGAGTACGCCGCCGAGGGGACCCACCCCGACCGGGGGCTCGCGCTGGCCCGCCAGCTCGGCCACCTCAGCTACCTCTCGAAGGCGTCGATGGACCGCAAGTTCGACCGTGGCGAGAGCGAGCACGACGTCGAGTCGCCGTTTCCCGCGGATCCGGCCGCGGAGTCGTTCCCCGAGCGCGAGGTGGAGACGTACCTCGACCACCAAGCGACGACGTTCGTCGATCGCTTCGACGCCAACAGCTACCTCTACCTGACCCGCGCGATGGACGAGTTCGACCTTTCGTCCGGATACGACTCCGACGCCGACGCGCTCTCGGGGTTCGACGGCGAGACGCTGGTGCTCTCCTTCACAGGTGACTGGCATTTCCCCGCCGAGGCCGGCGGCACGCTCGCGGACGCGTTCGCGGCGACGGACACGCCCGTCACCCACCACGTCGTCGACTCCGACCACGGCCACGACGCGTTCCTCGTCGAACCGGAGCGTGTCGGGCCGCCGATCCGAGATTTCCTCGCGGCGGGCGTCGACGGCGACGCCGTCGAACACACGGACTGTGCGGACGCGGACACCGCGAGCCAGCGCCCACCGACGCCCGGAACGCCCTGCTCGGGGTTCATGGGTTGA